GCTGCCCCGGCTCTCCCGTGGCGACAGCCTGGTGCAGCGGATGGTGAGCGAGCGGGAGATCGGCGCCCGGCTGGAGCACCCGCACATCGCCAGGCTGTACGACGCCGGCGTGGCTCAGAACGGGCGACCCTACCTGGTGATGGAATGGGTCCACGGCATGCACCTGGACGCCTACGCGGACCGCTTGCGCTTGACCATCCCGCAGCGGATGGAACTCATGCTGCAGGTGTGCGCGGCGGTTGCCCATGCACATCGCCATCTCGTGGTCCACCGGGATCTGAAGCCCAGCAACATCCTGGTGGACGAAAGCGGCCAGGTGAAGCTGCTGGACTTCGGTGTCGCCAGGCTGTTGCAGGACGAGGGCGGCTCGCCGTCGGCCGTGCTGGGCGGCGCACAACTTACCCGCACGCCGCAATACGCCGCGCCCGAGCAGTTCTTCGGTGGCCCGATCAGCACGCTCACCGATGTGTATTCCCTCGGTGTCGTGCTGTACGAGCTGCTCACCGGTGTGCTGCCGGCCGCTCGACGCGAAGCCGCGGTCGGCGCGTCGGCGCTCGTCTATTCCGACTTCGCGCCCACGCCTGCGAGCCGTGCCCGGTTCACGCGCGACAACGCCCTTGCGCGTGGCAAGCGTGACATCGCCGCGCTGCGACGCGCCTTGACGCCCGAAGTCGACGCGGTGGTGCTGCGCGCGTTGCAGCCGGACCCGCAGGCGCGCCATGCGAGCGTCGACAAGCTGGCCGACGATTTGCAGGCGATCCTGGACGCGCGCCTGCCGAGCTCGGCGCCGAAGTCCGCGTGGCGACGGATGCGCCTGTTCGTTGCGCGACACCAGTGGGCGGTGGCGGCTGTCACGGTCGGCATCGCGGCTCTCGGCGTGACCGGCACCTTGGCATGGATGGAGAGAAGCAACGCACTGGCGCAGGAGAGCAGGCTTTCGCAGGTCCGACTCTTCATGCTCACGACGTTCACCGACGCGGAGCCGCCCACGGGCCATGTGGCCGATAGCCTCACGGGCATCCAGATGATCGAATCGGCGCTTCAGCGCGCACGCAGCAGCTTCGCGGACGAGCCGTCCTTGCGAGCCGAGGTCTTCAGCGAGATCGCCATCATGCTGCGACGCTTCGCGCGTTCACGTGAGGCCTTGGCGTTGTTGCGGGAAGCCCATGCCTTGATGCAGGTCCATGCGCCGCCTCGCGATCCGGGGCGACACATCGTCGCCGCGCAACTGGCGACGGATGAACTCAACGACTTTCTTCGATCCGGGAACCCGACAAGTCTTGCCGCCGTGCGGCCCCTGGCAAGCCAGGCGCTCGCCGCATGCTCTGCCGACACCAGGCGCTGCGCCAAGGCGCGTGCCGCTGCGAACATCGCGCTGCGCAATCTCGCCTCGTACGAAGGCGATATGGAGAGCGCGATCGCGTCCGGACGCGCCGCGGTGAGAGAGTCCGACCTGGGCTTCGGTCATCCGCATTCGGAAGGCACGATGGCCCGGGTGCACCTCGCGATCGTGCTGCGCAATGCAGATCGACTGCAGGAGGCCGATGCCTTGCTGTCCGAGGCGGTGGCCGCCGCGCGCACCGCGCTGCTGCGTCGTGGCGATGCCGTGGAATTGCGCACCAGCCAAGCCGTGATCCAGGGCGACCTGGGCCAGCATGCGGAGGCCCTGCGCACGCTGCAGGGACTGCTCGGCGAACTCAAACCGGATGCGCCGGCCGCGGCCCTGCTGCATCGCCTGCGGGCGCAGTCCCAATTGGCGCTGGGCCTGTTGCCGGACGCCCTGCGTTCGACCGAGCAGGCGCTCGAGGTGGCGACGCAGCGCCAGGACACATGGGAGGCTGTCAACGCCCATGGTGTGCGGACCCGCGCCCTGGCGGCCATGGGACTGCAGGAACTGTCGCAGGCCGAATGGCTGTCCTGGCGCGCAGCGGTGGACAAGCTGGGCGGGCCGATCACCGCGCTGCAGCCGGCGCGACTGCGTCGCGCCGAGGCCGAACTCGCGTTGCGCGCCGGGCTCGTCGAGCAGGCGCGCACCTTGCTCATTCCGTTGACCAAGGCAGACCCGCGCACGGAGCGAGCATCGCCCGTGGAGATCGCCCTTCACTGGGAGCTGCGTGCGGCCATCGAGCGACGCGATCACCTTCTCGATGCGGCCATTGCCGCACACGAACGCGCCGCCGAACTGCTCGCCCGCACGCTGCCGGCGTCCCATCCCTTGCGCCTTCGCAACGCGCTGGAACAAGCACTCGCCAACACGCTGCGCCATGGCGCCGCAGGAGCCGAGCCGTTGCGGCAGGCGGCGCAACGTTACCTGGAGGGGCTGCCCGCCGAATCGGCGTGGCGGCCTTTGGTGCAACGCCTGCTGACCGAACCGGAAGCAGGCATCTCGATGGTCCTTTGACCACAGGAGCCAGCATGGAACTCACGATTTGCCGAGTTTCCGTCCATCGCCCGCGGCGCCACTCGATCGTGGCGCGGGCCGCTGGAGTTTCCCTCTCGATGCTGAGCCTCGTCGCCGCAGCACAGTCGCCGCCCAGCGACCTGCTGAACTCGGCGCTTCGCGACGGCCGGGCCTCGTGCATCGGCGATGAGGGAAAGTTCGGTCTGTGCGGCTCGGGGCCGGGCGTCAAGTGGGACCTCGGCAAGGTGACCGCGCCCAATCTGCAGAAGATGCAGACGATGCCGGAGAAGGAGCGTCCGCCGGCAACGATATGCCGTATCCGGTGGAGCGAGAACCCGGCGTACATGGAATGTGCGCCGCTGTACTTCCGAGCCCCGAAGTGACCGGCTCGTCTACGGCATCATGGCGGCAAGCATCATCCGCGCCCGGCGCCAGTCGCGGCGCACGGTGCGCTCGGTCACGTCGAGCGCCTCGGCGATATCGGCTTCGCTGCTGTCCATGAAATAGCGCATCTCGACCACCCGGGCCAGCCGCGGCTCCACCGTCGCGAGTTGTTCCAGCGCCTCGTGAAGCTTGATGACGTCGTCCTCGCCGGACGGCATCTCGTCCGCCACGGAGGTGTCGAGCGTGCAGCGCTGGAGGTCACCGCCCCGGCGCAATGCCTGGCGCTCACGGACGGTGTCCACGATGACGGAGCGCATCACCCGCGCCGCGTACGCAAAGAAGGCACGCCGGTCATCGACGCGGAGCTCGCTGGTGCGAATGAAGCGCAAATAACTCTCGTGCACCAGCGCAGTCGTGTCCAGGAACGTGTTGCGGCCGCCATCGCGAAGGCGTGAGCGCGCCAGCTGCCGCAGTTCGCCATAGGCGCCAGCGAACAGCGCGTCCCGCGCACCCTCTTCACCGGCCTTGACGCGGCGCAACAGCTCCATCAGGTCCTGGTCGGAAATGTCGGCATTTGGCATGGTGATCTACCGGGGTTGCGAACGGTCTGATGACGACGCAAGAGCGCTCTCGTGCTCGTCCACGACGAGAGCAAGTGGAGATTCGACCCCGTGCGTGCCGTGGGCCGAACCGAGTGTGATCATGTCCTGGACCGGTTGGGAATAGAGGGTCGACAGTTCAT
The Piscinibacter sp. XHJ-5 DNA segment above includes these coding regions:
- a CDS encoding serine/threonine-protein kinase, giving the protein MALSEADLRQLARLIDDAMALPVAQREAWMAALPPADQPLVARLRLALSQDEGTSTAPNLNLPTLGPLDRDASKGDFLGPYRLIEEIGRGGMGCVWRAERADGIFKREVAVKLPRLSRGDSLVQRMVSEREIGARLEHPHIARLYDAGVAQNGRPYLVMEWVHGMHLDAYADRLRLTIPQRMELMLQVCAAVAHAHRHLVVHRDLKPSNILVDESGQVKLLDFGVARLLQDEGGSPSAVLGGAQLTRTPQYAAPEQFFGGPISTLTDVYSLGVVLYELLTGVLPAARREAAVGASALVYSDFAPTPASRARFTRDNALARGKRDIAALRRALTPEVDAVVLRALQPDPQARHASVDKLADDLQAILDARLPSSAPKSAWRRMRLFVARHQWAVAAVTVGIAALGVTGTLAWMERSNALAQESRLSQVRLFMLTTFTDAEPPTGHVADSLTGIQMIESALQRARSSFADEPSLRAEVFSEIAIMLRRFARSREALALLREAHALMQVHAPPRDPGRHIVAAQLATDELNDFLRSGNPTSLAAVRPLASQALAACSADTRRCAKARAAANIALRNLASYEGDMESAIASGRAAVRESDLGFGHPHSEGTMARVHLAIVLRNADRLQEADALLSEAVAAARTALLRRGDAVELRTSQAVIQGDLGQHAEALRTLQGLLGELKPDAPAAALLHRLRAQSQLALGLLPDALRSTEQALEVATQRQDTWEAVNAHGVRTRALAAMGLQELSQAEWLSWRAAVDKLGGPITALQPARLRRAEAELALRAGLVEQARTLLIPLTKADPRTERASPVEIALHWELRAAIERRDHLLDAAIAAHERAAELLARTLPASHPLRLRNALEQALANTLRHGAAGAEPLRQAAQRYLEGLPAESAWRPLVQRLLTEPEAGISMVL
- a CDS encoding ECF-type sigma factor, translated to MPNADISDQDLMELLRRVKAGEEGARDALFAGAYGELRQLARSRLRDGGRNTFLDTTALVHESYLRFIRTSELRVDDRRAFFAYAARVMRSVIVDTVRERQALRRGGDLQRCTLDTSVADEMPSGEDDVIKLHEALEQLATVEPRLARVVEMRYFMDSSEADIAEALDVTERTVRRDWRRARMMLAAMMP